One window from the genome of Cryobacterium sp. GrIS_2_6 encodes:
- a CDS encoding Ig-like domain-containing protein, giving the protein MIRLWVSRQFAAHRSAWATALGGTLVLALVVTTAVVSGGYTAQRLDLGDAAVWVTNETRQAVGRANTAVMELNTVVTSESSNLDVLQSGATVLVLDTGNSSLDILDPATATIVRSVALPPRAPAVFLAGTRTLIASNGEVWETPTSRLASFDTATAPTLSLGAGSVVSVDDTGTLVSFTPATGALAQAPSGSGTVTSSQTLNAGSPGDDYQLTSVNGAWALLNATSRHLFLDGRDVDLSGLIIDGTAPALQQPSLSGSRVLIAHERGLVAVPLSGGAPTVLVSGRNGTAAAPDTAGQCAYAAWSDGTVWRDCGDAGSGGSASGASGGSRGTQSGTTTTLTGLNGNARLAFRRNGTGLVLNDAHNGSTWAVQRDNQLIDNWADLIDTAPDTQRIETNGDDTPPVYDKVQAPPVAVDDSFGARPGRIVTLPVLLNDSDPNGDVLVIESVTPIDATDGRLELVGNNQQVQLTVAEAATGQIRFGYTINDGRGGSASATVTVTLRAPGENSAPEQVRTTHATVRAGGRVTSQVLGDWIDPDGDPVYLAAASAAGPDLLSFTPAGAVVFTDAGMNADDKRVGLSVSDGRLLGTGSLTVSVRASGAVPIVADSFIVLATAGAEVSVSPLDHARGGSAPLRLSSVPAKPDATITPDFASGAFRFLSSTPGVHEIEYSVTDGQLTATGRVRVDVAPAADANSTPVTVPHTAFIRGQQATLVDVLATDFDPANGVLLVTGTMNVPASSGMRIEILDQRILRVTLTRPLPDGGLSFGYRISNGLADAEGTVTVVEIPALGQKQAPIAVADTATVRVGDTIDIPVLANDEQPDGDSLTLDPVLASGLPAGAGLLFAAGTVLRYLAPTTPGTYSAVYRVNAPDGQYANAEVRISVREADPSTNNPPVPKTVTARVLSGGTVEVSIPLTGIDPDGDSVQLVGQETNPEKGSVTADGTDTFRYQAGEYSAGTDTFSYAVVDALGARAIGTVRIGISPRLDGARNPVAAPDDVVVRPGSTVSVHVLANDSDPDGGRLTISGVEPSGTPADLAADHGTAMIAGDTIAVTAPATPGRFGFIYEISNERGGTSSTFLTVVVRADAPRARPEARDTHLTLSDVLAGGTVDVDVLANVTFADGPARGLALSVPESWADSARVTDAKRVRVTVHATSQIIPFQVANPDDASITALAFIWVPGYTDALPQLRKGVPALTVASGANLTIPINDYVVAVGGKQVRLTDRSLVHATRSNGADLATSDTSIAFTSADQYYGPASVSFVVTDGTGAGDPAGHTATIVLPITVTPQANQPPAFDGAVLDFEPDQTKVIDLSKLTSYPYPNDQASLVYAVLDPKPAGFDYSLDGQQLTLHARTTTLPASGGQGGHGSITIGVSAGGTPGRAGRIEMSVVASTRPLAIPAADVAIAPRAQTTVVDVLANDGAANPFPQVPLRVVAVRGLGGAGIPAGVRITPSADNSTLSVQVAANAAAADTNLEYEVADATNDPNRYAWGTVRISVQDRPDPVTSLSVTGFSDTRLAVAFNPGAANNSAVTGYEITLVTAVTGAAISTTTCQATSCTVPTGGNGRANAVRVSVAARNGLGLGATTALADTVWSDVVPAAPGNLTAAPLNGGLTISWAPVPNGAGSPIADYLVTVNGTTQPAVSATGPGCGTTRCSLTVNGLANGTDVPVSVSARNESYPALSAWTSASTQGTPYGAPTAGAVSASAGAAGTVHVAWDAFSGSGDPVGGYYVQRLTNGTVPTGNQACTVTSPAPGTVVVPHTGANVAEIKALGAGATSVDFTGLTSDTASYSFVVWGYNRAGCSNSQVTTVQVQSTPGAVTDPGASMGMHDTAYDLQITPVSPGAGVTGYEVRAVDAATGTPGASTTFTGTALPRQLLSPTVFGAPFSYQVRACDTTATWGTCGAWSATMTAPAASVSLAVTGLAYDPATGVFGWTNGPNNGSHTTGYSCSVPTDPGAAPVPGGPTSCTLAAPAAAGTARLTVSVDLGLGAGNPVYNYDR; this is encoded by the coding sequence GTGATCCGTCTCTGGGTCTCCCGCCAGTTCGCTGCGCACCGCTCGGCGTGGGCGACGGCCCTCGGCGGAACGCTCGTCCTCGCCCTCGTCGTGACGACCGCTGTCGTGTCCGGCGGATACACCGCCCAGCGTCTTGACCTCGGCGATGCCGCCGTCTGGGTCACCAACGAGACCCGCCAGGCTGTCGGCCGGGCGAACACGGCGGTGATGGAGCTCAACACGGTCGTGACGAGCGAGAGCTCAAATCTCGACGTGCTCCAGTCCGGAGCGACGGTCCTCGTGCTCGACACCGGCAACAGCTCCCTCGATATCCTGGACCCGGCCACGGCAACCATCGTGCGCAGCGTGGCACTGCCGCCCCGGGCGCCCGCCGTGTTCCTCGCTGGAACCCGCACCCTGATCGCCTCGAACGGCGAGGTCTGGGAGACCCCGACGAGCCGGCTCGCGAGTTTCGACACGGCGACCGCGCCGACGCTCTCCCTCGGCGCCGGCTCGGTCGTGAGCGTCGACGACACCGGAACCCTGGTCTCATTCACGCCCGCGACGGGCGCCCTCGCCCAGGCGCCCTCCGGAAGCGGAACGGTCACCTCGAGCCAGACGCTCAACGCCGGATCGCCGGGCGACGATTACCAGCTGACGAGCGTGAACGGCGCCTGGGCGCTGCTCAACGCGACCTCGCGGCACCTGTTCCTCGATGGCAGGGACGTCGACCTGTCCGGGTTGATCATCGACGGCACCGCCCCCGCCCTGCAGCAGCCGAGTCTCTCCGGCTCCCGGGTGCTGATCGCCCACGAGCGGGGGCTCGTCGCCGTCCCACTCTCCGGCGGCGCCCCGACCGTGCTCGTCAGCGGCCGGAACGGTACCGCGGCGGCCCCGGACACCGCCGGACAGTGCGCCTATGCTGCCTGGTCGGACGGAACGGTCTGGCGCGACTGCGGCGACGCCGGGTCAGGCGGCTCGGCGTCTGGAGCGTCCGGAGGCTCCCGTGGAACGCAATCCGGCACGACGACGACCCTCACCGGGCTCAACGGCAACGCCAGACTCGCCTTCCGGCGCAACGGCACCGGGCTCGTGCTGAACGATGCGCACAACGGTTCCACCTGGGCGGTCCAGCGCGACAATCAGCTGATCGACAACTGGGCCGACCTGATCGACACGGCCCCGGACACCCAGCGCATCGAGACCAACGGCGACGACACCCCTCCGGTCTACGACAAGGTGCAGGCCCCGCCCGTGGCCGTGGACGACTCCTTCGGAGCCCGGCCCGGCCGGATCGTGACCCTCCCTGTGCTCCTCAACGACTCCGATCCCAACGGGGACGTGCTCGTGATCGAATCGGTCACACCGATCGACGCGACCGACGGCCGGCTTGAACTCGTCGGCAACAACCAGCAGGTGCAGCTCACCGTCGCGGAGGCGGCAACCGGTCAGATCCGCTTCGGGTACACGATCAATGACGGCCGTGGCGGGAGCGCATCCGCAACCGTCACCGTCACTCTCCGGGCGCCGGGGGAGAACTCCGCTCCCGAGCAGGTTCGAACCACCCACGCGACCGTGCGGGCAGGCGGCCGGGTGACAAGCCAGGTGCTCGGCGACTGGATCGACCCCGACGGCGACCCGGTCTACCTCGCCGCAGCGTCCGCCGCCGGCCCCGACCTGCTGAGCTTCACCCCCGCAGGCGCCGTCGTGTTCACGGATGCCGGCATGAACGCCGACGACAAACGGGTCGGCCTGAGCGTCTCCGACGGCCGTCTGCTCGGCACGGGCTCGCTCACCGTCTCCGTGCGCGCGAGCGGCGCCGTGCCGATCGTCGCGGACTCCTTCATCGTGCTCGCGACTGCGGGGGCCGAGGTCTCGGTGTCCCCGCTCGACCACGCCCGCGGCGGGTCGGCGCCGCTGCGACTTTCGAGCGTCCCTGCCAAGCCGGATGCCACGATCACCCCCGACTTCGCCTCCGGTGCGTTCCGGTTCCTGAGCAGCACGCCGGGGGTCCACGAGATCGAGTACTCGGTCACCGACGGGCAGCTCACCGCGACGGGAAGGGTGCGCGTCGACGTCGCTCCCGCCGCCGACGCCAACAGCACCCCCGTCACCGTTCCCCACACGGCCTTCATCCGTGGCCAGCAGGCCACCCTCGTCGACGTGCTCGCGACCGACTTCGACCCTGCGAACGGGGTGCTGCTGGTCACAGGGACGATGAACGTGCCGGCGTCGAGCGGTATGCGGATCGAGATCCTCGACCAGCGGATCCTCCGGGTCACCCTGACCCGTCCGCTGCCGGACGGCGGGCTCAGCTTCGGGTATCGGATCAGCAATGGGCTCGCCGATGCCGAAGGCACCGTCACCGTCGTCGAAATCCCCGCGCTCGGTCAGAAACAGGCCCCGATCGCCGTTGCGGACACCGCGACCGTCCGGGTCGGCGACACCATCGACATCCCGGTCCTCGCGAACGACGAACAGCCGGACGGTGACTCGCTGACCCTGGACCCTGTCCTCGCCTCCGGCCTGCCAGCCGGAGCAGGCCTGCTCTTCGCCGCGGGCACCGTGCTGCGTTACCTCGCGCCGACCACTCCCGGCACGTACTCCGCGGTGTACCGGGTGAATGCCCCCGACGGCCAGTATGCCAACGCGGAGGTGCGCATCTCGGTGCGCGAAGCCGACCCGAGCACCAACAATCCTCCCGTCCCGAAGACGGTGACCGCGCGGGTGCTCTCCGGCGGCACCGTCGAAGTGTCGATCCCGCTGACCGGGATCGACCCTGACGGCGACTCGGTCCAGCTCGTCGGCCAGGAGACCAACCCGGAGAAGGGATCCGTCACCGCGGACGGGACGGACACGTTCCGATACCAGGCCGGGGAATACTCCGCAGGGACCGACACGTTCAGCTACGCCGTCGTCGATGCCCTCGGCGCTCGGGCGATCGGCACCGTGCGGATCGGGATCAGCCCGCGCCTCGACGGCGCCCGCAACCCTGTCGCGGCCCCCGACGACGTCGTGGTGCGTCCGGGAAGCACCGTCTCCGTGCACGTGCTCGCGAACGACTCGGACCCCGACGGCGGCCGGCTCACGATCAGCGGCGTCGAACCGAGCGGCACCCCGGCCGACCTCGCGGCCGACCACGGCACGGCCATGATCGCCGGGGACACCATCGCGGTCACGGCGCCCGCGACACCCGGCCGGTTCGGCTTCATCTACGAGATCAGCAACGAGCGCGGCGGCACCAGCTCGACTTTCCTCACCGTCGTCGTGCGTGCGGATGCCCCGCGTGCCAGGCCAGAGGCCAGGGACACCCACTTGACCCTCTCCGACGTGCTCGCGGGCGGCACCGTCGACGTCGACGTTCTCGCAAACGTGACCTTCGCCGACGGGCCGGCGCGCGGCCTGGCGCTGAGCGTCCCCGAGTCCTGGGCCGACTCCGCGAGGGTCACAGACGCCAAGCGCGTCCGGGTGACCGTGCACGCCACGAGCCAGATCATCCCGTTCCAGGTCGCGAACCCCGACGACGCGAGCATCACCGCCCTCGCGTTCATCTGGGTGCCGGGGTACACCGACGCCCTGCCGCAACTGCGGAAGGGTGTTCCCGCGCTCACTGTCGCGAGCGGCGCTAACCTCACCATCCCGATCAACGACTACGTCGTCGCCGTCGGCGGCAAGCAGGTGCGCCTCACCGACCGGAGCCTCGTGCACGCCACCCGGTCCAACGGTGCAGACCTCGCCACCTCGGACACGAGCATCGCCTTCACGAGCGCGGACCAGTACTACGGTCCGGCCTCGGTGTCGTTCGTCGTCACTGACGGCACCGGCGCAGGAGACCCGGCCGGCCACACTGCCACGATCGTGCTCCCGATCACGGTGACGCCGCAGGCGAACCAGCCACCGGCCTTCGACGGCGCCGTACTCGACTTCGAACCCGACCAGACCAAGGTCATCGACCTGTCCAAACTGACCTCCTACCCGTACCCGAACGACCAGGCCTCCCTCGTGTACGCGGTGCTCGACCCGAAACCGGCCGGATTCGACTACTCCCTCGATGGCCAGCAGCTGACCCTGCACGCCAGGACAACGACGCTGCCTGCCTCGGGTGGGCAGGGCGGCCACGGGTCCATCACGATCGGCGTCTCGGCCGGCGGTACGCCCGGCCGGGCCGGGCGCATCGAGATGAGTGTCGTCGCGTCGACCCGGCCGCTTGCCATTCCGGCGGCGGATGTCGCGATCGCCCCCCGCGCCCAGACGACCGTCGTCGACGTGCTCGCCAACGACGGCGCGGCCAACCCGTTCCCACAGGTCCCGCTCCGGGTCGTCGCCGTGCGCGGACTCGGCGGTGCCGGGATCCCCGCCGGAGTCAGGATCACCCCGAGCGCCGACAACAGCACACTCAGCGTGCAGGTCGCAGCGAACGCCGCCGCGGCGGACACGAACCTCGAGTACGAGGTCGCCGACGCGACGAACGACCCGAACCGGTACGCCTGGGGCACCGTGCGGATCTCGGTTCAGGACCGGCCGGACCCGGTGACGAGCCTCTCCGTGACCGGGTTCTCGGACACCCGTCTCGCGGTCGCCTTCAACCCCGGCGCCGCGAACAACTCCGCCGTCACCGGCTACGAGATCACCCTCGTGACTGCCGTGACGGGCGCAGCGATCAGCACCACCACCTGCCAGGCGACCTCGTGCACGGTTCCGACCGGCGGTAACGGGCGGGCCAACGCGGTCCGGGTCTCGGTCGCAGCGCGCAACGGCCTCGGCCTCGGCGCGACGACCGCGCTCGCGGACACCGTCTGGTCCGATGTCGTGCCGGCGGCGCCCGGGAATCTCACGGCCGCGCCGCTCAACGGTGGCCTGACGATCAGCTGGGCACCCGTTCCGAACGGTGCGGGTTCCCCGATCGCGGACTACCTGGTCACAGTCAACGGCACGACCCAGCCCGCCGTGAGCGCGACGGGTCCTGGCTGCGGGACCACCCGGTGCTCGCTCACGGTGAACGGCCTCGCCAACGGCACTGACGTTCCGGTGAGCGTGAGCGCCCGTAATGAGTCATATCCCGCCCTCTCGGCGTGGACATCCGCTTCGACCCAGGGCACGCCATACGGTGCGCCGACAGCCGGCGCGGTCTCCGCATCGGCCGGTGCCGCCGGCACCGTCCACGTCGCATGGGATGCCTTCTCCGGTTCCGGCGACCCCGTCGGCGGGTACTACGTGCAACGTCTCACGAACGGTACGGTGCCGACGGGGAACCAGGCGTGCACGGTCACGTCCCCGGCCCCCGGCACCGTCGTCGTCCCCCACACGGGCGCGAACGTCGCCGAGATCAAGGCTCTCGGAGCAGGCGCCACGAGCGTCGACTTCACCGGGCTCACCTCGGACACCGCGTCATACTCCTTCGTGGTCTGGGGATACAACAGGGCCGGCTGCAGTAACAGCCAGGTCACCACCGTTCAGGTGCAGTCGACTCCCGGCGCGGTCACCGACCCGGGAGCCTCGATGGGGATGCACGACACGGCGTACGACCTGCAGATCACGCCGGTGAGCCCGGGCGCCGGCGTCACGGGCTATGAAGTCCGGGCCGTCGACGCCGCGACGGGGACCCCCGGCGCGAGCACGACCTTCACCGGGACCGCCCTGCCACGCCAGCTGCTGAGCCCGACGGTCTTCGGCGCACCGTTCAGCTACCAGGTGCGCGCGTGTGACACCACGGCCACCTGGGGCACCTGTGGGGCCTGGTCTGCGACGATGACGGCACCGGCGGCATCCGTCAGCCTCGCCGTGACCGGCCTGGCCTACGACCCGGCAACAGGCGTATTCGGCTGGACGAACGGCCCGAACAACGGCAGCCACACCACCGGATACAGCTGTTCGGTGCCGACGGACCCGGGTGCGGCGCCCGTGCCTGGCGGCCCAACGAGCTGCACTCTCGCCGCTCCTGCAGCAGCAGGCACGGCCCGCCTCACTGTTTCCGTCGACCTCGGGCTCGGCGCGGGCAACCCGGTGTACAACTACGACCGATGA